The following coding sequences are from one bacterium window:
- a CDS encoding VOC family protein, protein MAFQSGHIGLNVTDLDRSKKFYRDVFGFEILRESREDGRRFAFLGIGSRTVLTLWQQSQSPERFEKEKPGLHHLSFQVDSIEEVKVIERKLREMQVLFLYDGIVAHLEGSKSGGVFFHDPDGIRLEIFSPTGADSHPAARPDAPSCGFF, encoded by the coding sequence ATGGCTTTTCAGTCAGGACATATCGGTTTGAATGTTACGGACCTTGACCGGTCCAAAAAGTTTTACCGGGATGTATTCGGATTTGAAATTCTGCGCGAATCTCGTGAGGACGGACGGCGCTTTGCGTTTCTAGGCATTGGCTCCCGCACGGTTCTGACTTTGTGGCAACAGAGTCAGAGTCCGGAGCGTTTTGAAAAAGAGAAACCTGGCCTTCATCATCTTTCCTTTCAAGTGGACAGTATCGAAGAAGTCAAAGTAATCGAAAGGAAACTGCGGGAAATGCAGGTTCTGTTTTTATATGATGGGATTGTGGCTCATCTGGAGGGATCGAAGTCTGGAGGAGTTTTCTTTCATGATCCCGATGGAATCCGTCTGGAAATCTTTAGTCCGACGGGCGCAGATTCTCATCCTGCTGCAAGACCGGATGCACCTTCCTGTGGATTTTTCTGA